In Phaseolus vulgaris cultivar G19833 chromosome 3, P. vulgaris v2.0, whole genome shotgun sequence, the sequence TTGTTAACATTGCTCATTTCTACTGTGAATGAATACTCAGAGGACTTGctttttaacattattatgtcACGGACTCAAACTATATGATCCGTGTTTCAAAACAGTGTGTTTGGAAACACAGTAGAAACGTGAAAAACACAGTGAATTCGTGATACCAAAAACACTCTAGATGTCATTTGTGAAACATGATACTTAACCATATGACAGTGTTAAAGCAATATATAGTATAAACTTGCCAAATGTTCCCAGGTATAGATCCTTGTTTCCAGCAACTCGGCCAATTCTTGCTTGCCATCTACCCTGCTGATGATGCCTGAAGGGTCAAAAAGTTTAAAGCATAAGAGAAATAGGGAATATAATAACAAGGTAGCACATCAATACTGTGACAGACAAACTATGATTGTAATGAACAAAACCTCGTAACACCCCTGAATGCAGAAGCTCCCCTTGAAAATCCACTACTTTTCCTGCAAGAAGAGGACTGCAAATTTAGTTCCAGGATAGAAATATGGTGCTAACTATGTTTAAGTGGGCAGTGTATGCAAACCTGCGCAGTGATGCAATGAATTCTTGTTTTCCTGCATATTTCATCTCTTCCAATTCCTTTGTATAAGTGCAAATCTGAGACAtcagagataaaaaaaatgctaaGGGGTAAGATCCATAATCCAATTCCTATTTCTACATTTCAAGTGTCACCAATATAAATCTATAAAACTCTATATTTGAGACATATAATACATGAACTAAGTGTTACGAGAACAGAACATTATTAAAAGTGACTATTACAGGAAAGTTGGTGGTTGCTGTTGATCCCCAGTACTTGATAGCTGCTAAATCATAAGCTCTAGCAGCCTTCTCTTCCTTGTCATATCCACCTAATAATGCATACAAACACAACAATTTATCATCTCTTAAAAGAATGAAGTTCAAAATAAGTTGGGAAAGGAGCAAAGATAAAAATTTCTTACCCAAGTACACTGTAGAAACAGTCAAAGGTCGTGTGACACAGTCATGAAGTGCACAATGTCACATTCCATGCAAAAATAAACACAAGCCaatgaaaaatcaaatttaaccTTATGGTGGGGTCAAAATATTCAGGTAAAAACTACTTTTCTTAGCAAAAATGCAAAGAAGCAAAGGAAAAGTGATCAAATGCATGCAATGGCACCTGCACACAAGCTTTTTTTTACCCTCTTTTTGATGATCTCTTTTATTTTCGTTCCGATTCTAGCCAAAAGATAATACACGAGATGCCATCCATCTGCAATGCCCGTCTTTTCTAATAGCAGACAGACACTGAAGGACCCCATCAGGGTTTAATAGTAGCAAAAAGTTATTAGAAGAGATTGATgtgaattttcaaaattttgactCCACAAAAGCTTAATAATCCACTAGAGCCAAATAAAAGCAGGCCAAAAATAAATGTGAAATTGCCTATTCTAATGAGGAGACAAAATGCCTATAATTTCCCTTTTCTTGAAAATGTGATTATTAtaagatattaataattatagatgTAATTTATGACTGCAAAAACATCCAAGGATCTGATAAATCCCGTGAATTTGTTTCAGAATCTAGAGGACATTATTATTTGCGGGGCCAGCactgtgaaaaacctttcagccaACATGGGACTCTCCCCACATTCATGTAAGTGCAAATTTCAATAGTCTCTCAGAAATGATGTTATGGTCAAACCCAGCTTTCCTGGCGAATTGAAAGCAAAAGCAAAAGTTAAAAGCCAAACTCAGAATCAGAGAGGCTCTTGCATTTGGACACAAACTCAGAATCAGAGAGGCTCTTGCATTTGGACACGTCCCTTCCAAATTTGCAGTACTGAACACAAACACTGGTCTATTCATTTTAAAGTTTTAACATACATTTTAATActtcaaaaacaaattttaaacaaaacagTGACATGAGAGAGATTAGCCATGAAAAATGGCGGCACATTGGATCAAATCAACTGAGAGAAATTGCAGACCCCACAGTGACAAAACGGCGGCACATCgcatcaaattaaataaatctCGTGCTTTATTTGTTCAGAACAGAAAAAATTGTATAGGaaaaaaattactataaaaGAAAACCCAtttttagtttctttttctttcttaaatcaatttaaaagtTTGAAAGAACTGAAGAGCAGCAAGTAAAATACTTAATAGTAACCATTAATTTAAGTGCACTTTTAGAAGCGTGCAACCCTCTTTCTCTGCATTACAATCCGTTACCCTTCTTCTGTATTGCTCCTGTTTTCAAAGTTcataataaatacatttaacaagataatattatattagaGAGAGAAGAAGAACCTTGACGCCCCTTCCTGGCCTGACCCTCTCTTCTACAGGTGTTGTCCCATAGATGGGCTTCATATCTACCAGTCCATCGATGTCTGcagtgaaaaaaaatacaaaatttcaataatagtaataataacacTGAACAGATtcacagataaaaaaaaatggaaggtTGATGATGGTGGTGTGGTGTTTTACTACCTCGTGACCCCTCTGTATATTGAAGTTCGCTGGCCAATGGCATGGGAAACCTTCTGCGGTGTATCAAACTCCGCCGCAGCAATGATGGTCTTTTCATGTGCAACTGCGTCACATAAAGACATAGCTCCTTTGCATGAGTCTCCCAAATGGGCACCTAACTCAGCGGGTGCAACCAGATTGGTCCTGTCAGAGGCTGAGTCATCCAACTCGGAGCCGGAGTTGGTGGAAGGGAATGCTTTGAAGTCCGGGAAGAAGTTCAGATCTTGCTGGTCCCCGAAGTAAACAGACGCAGACCCATGATCGTAAATTTGGGTCAATGAAGAATCGTCTTGTTGGGTAGTCTCTGTTTGGTTCTCAAAAAAATCTTCCATTTTGGGCTCCAGAAGTGGCTGGTTTTCAATCTCGGAATCCATCAATCCCTTGGAATTTGTCCACCCTGCAAATAAATAACAAAtctaagtaaaataaaatataataatcacACACACAGAGGAAGAACAGAGCAAGCTTACTACTCTGCATATAGAAAAGATAGTGAGAAATGAAATTGGAGATTGTGCAGTATAAATAGGAAAGGTTCACGTGGTGGGTGGGTGAGCGAGTGAGTGGGGTTGTGAAGAACACTTCCAATTCCAAAAGGGTACAAAGAAAGAGAGTGTTTTAGAGTGGCGTTACCATTGGTGGCATAAAAGTTATCGAGGAAGCAGTGAGAGGAGGAGTCAGGGGATCTGACCACTTCCACGGGAGTCAACGAAAACGTAAGCCAATTTGTGGCACCGGCCATGGTTTGTCTACAGTTCGACCAGATCAGCAAAAAAACGACAGTTTCGAACGGGTTTTCCGCCGAAACAAACAAATGACCGAACAAAAAAACAAGGCGTTGCTCAAGGCGTTGCACTGTGTATGTTTGTGTGTGAGAGAACTGTGGTGATGTTATTATCAGCCATAAACaagatgaaagaaaataaaacaaggTGTTATGGTTGGTGATGGGTTAGAATGAAATTGACCAAGAATGCATGCAAGAACAGTGTGTTGAAtcaaaaagagttttgaataaagagagagaaaaagaagctTAGAAGGGAAGATGAGTTGAGTGGGAAGAGCAAGGTGGTCGCTTATAAGGGGTGAGTTTAGCGGTTTCACCTGTCAATGAGAGATTATTATTCACTATTActtttcacataaaaatttaaataaattagtttcattttgaaaaatcaagtaattattttattttactcttatttatttattattatttctcaGCAGAAGAAAATGGTCTGAAAAGAAAGAAGGCTGCGAAAGATGCGGGCTGACAAAAAATTGAAGAATTTGGCAGGGCTCCTAAGTAATTTACCAAAATAGCCTCactttcttttgtataaataattattaaataaacaaaaaaacgTTAATTTTGGTCACACACATGTCTTGCATGCAGTTGCGACTCTTTGTTTACACTCTTTCAGTAATTACTGTATTTGGATGAATGCGTTTATGACCCTATTATcagtaaacaaataaaaagtttAAGGCATAAATATATAACATCAAAATGTActagtttcatttttttattatattattattatatttttagatattttcTCTAACaaataagaaagaagaaagcaaattttattttgaaaccACTAAATTGAAAATTCCCCTTACAAATATCATACATGGTATAATCAGTTAAATTAGTTTTCTATCTATTTGTTTATTAAGCTCAATTTAactcctttttatttttaaaatggtttagTTTGGTCCTTAATTAATGTAACTGTTTTCTGCATAATTTAAGTGGAGAACCATAAATTAGAATGTATGATCACGTTGTTTATACATTAAAATGTATTTGAGTacttaaaatcaaattttaaaaaatattttaaagatatatataagtatttaaatgaaattataatattatataatacttgttttaaaatgtaaaaaattaaaatttatttatattatattaaaatagttatacgttatattaatatattatattaaattaatattgatggaaaattatattaaaataataattattattaaaaattatattcatcCATTTTGtacacatattttatatttttatttttattttaagtataaaattaaataagatatAAATTACTCACCTATTAGAAGCAATCAATCACATATCACAGCATCATAACACATTACAAATCAttcaatatttctttatttaaacattattgtcttaatagtatatatattaaaagcaATACACATATcagtatatataatataaacattaatttttattagaaTTTAATCTATAAAACTAGTAACAGAAGATATAGTTTTAGTTGATGAATCTCTACAAAAAGGTGTAATAATTTGTACAAAGAAGTGCAGATGTGTGTGTGTGGCTATGGAATGAAAGTTCTGAATTGAGCTATGGAATTAAAATAACTGGCTCTGGTTTTAATTTTGTTGATGTGTAAACTTGAAGTTTGTATTCTACTGTGATCTAAAGTTGGGTTGGTAACATAAAATATAACGTATTTTGATTTTagagaaaagatgaagaaactGAGTTCTGCATGAGATAGAGCGGTGGAAGTTCACACGTAGACGAAGGGCAAAGAGACTTGAAAACACGTAACGGTGTGGTATTTGTTGGATCGGCGGTGTAACATAACAACAACGCAAGCAAAGGTAGATTTGATTTTGATGAGATGACATAGGATTCCATCATTGCAGTTTCGAATTCAATTCATCAGATGAGACGTGGCGTTTCGTTAGGTCAATTCACAGATACAGCTTCTGTTCTTAAGTTTTATTCTGCTAATCattctctcttttcttcttccacTTCATCCTATTACTTAGTTCTACCTCTTCTACCTTTAATCTTTCATTCactcttttcttcttctattgCACACtcaaatgttatatatatattcaacacACTTGGCAACAAACATGGAATTTATTGAACACTTGTACTCACATTATATAAGCTATAACTATAACTAGTTGAAGATATTAAATTTATGTCACATTATTATAtctattaataaattttgtCACATTATTATGACTTTTAActctaatataatattttcttatgtcaatgaattattttatatattgataaaataatattttataatataatttgaataGATAGAATTAGAGATAAGAGAAAGCTAGAGTCAAACATACTCAAACTTAAAGATATGAGAAACTAGGGTTTGAACAGCACAACATGCATAAGGTGAAGAGGAAAAGATAGAGTCAGATTGGTGCTAGCTTTGAGGTAAGAGAAGTTAGGGTGGCCAATGTTGTGATTGTGTACTTTTGCTAGGACTTAACTTTGAGATAGGTTGTGTCATGGAGGTAGGTGAAAAATTTGAAATCCCTAGTTGTGCCTCTCATTTTTCCAGGTAGTCAAACTAAATAGTGTttgagttttattatttttttttatagtaaatttAGATTGACTACACAGCTCAACATGAAGAACGCTTTTCTCCATGAAACTCTTTAAAAAGATGTTATGTTTATATGGATATTCCATCGGGCTATATGCCATTTTCCAGAATCAATTGGTGGTATGCAAGTTAGAGCGGACATTATATGGATTAAACAATCACCTCGAGCGTGGTTTGGAAGGTTTATCTCAACTATGAGAAAATATGGTTTTAATAAAAGTAATGCAGATATCACACCCTATTCTTAAAGCATCAACAAGGAAAGGTGACAACTTTAATTGTTCATGTAGATGGCATGATTATTACTGGAGATGATACCGAAAAAATTTGAAGACTACAAGAGCAATTGGCAGCTGAGTTTGAGATGAAGAACTTGGGTTGACTCAAAGTTTTTATTGGGAATAGAGGTGGCAAGGTCACAAAGAGGCATTTTCTTCTCTCAAGAAAGTATGTGTTAGACCTATTGGCTGAGGTGGGGTTGTTGGACTGCAAACCAGCAGATACTCCAATAGTCCAAAATCACAAACTCTCACAACACATAAACCAAGTATCTGCGGATAACGAAATATACCAAAAATTGGTGGGGAAACTTATCTATTTGTCGCATACTCGCTTTGATATTGCCTATGCCATAAGTGTAGTGAGTTAATTTATGCATAATCTAATTGAATAACATATGGATGCAAGAAAGGGGTTGATGTTCTCTAAGAATAATCACTTGAATGTTGAAGGGTACACTGATGATTGGGTAGGGAATGTTTTAGACAAAAAATTCACATCAGGATACTTCACATTTGTGGGAGAGAATTTAGTTACATAGAAAAGTAAACAGCAAAAGGTAGTGACTTTGTCTAGTGCTGAAGCTAAGTTCTGGCAAAAGGACTTTGTGAACTATTATGGCTGAGAAATATACCTATTACTGATGGAGATTGACTTTGGTCCTAGTATGGAAATATACCTATTCTGTGATAATAAAACTACAATTGATATCTCACTCTCACAAAATCATGTCCAACATGATCAAACAAAACATGTGGAAGTAGATAGACATTTCATCAAGCAAAATCTTGAGGAGAAAATTATTCGATTTCCTTTTGTCAGGTCGAAAGACTAGTTAGCTGATATTTTCACAAAGGTAGTGTCCAGTAAGAACTTCCATGGCTCCCTTGACAAGTTGTGCATTAAAGACATTTATGCACCAACTTGAGAGAAAATGTTAGCCTGAATTATTAGAATCACCAAAAAATAGGAGCATTAATTGTAAATGGTTATCATATCTCTTTGATcaagtatttaaattatttatatttagccACAAATTGTATATAGACTAGAATAATTCCTAAATTTTTGTCCTCCTTGTATCTATTTGCACTCTGTAATAAAGTTAGTGTTTTTTGTTTGATGATACGGATGATTATGTTTGCTTGATCTGTAGAAAATTAATggattttaacttttaaagaGAGATTGATTTATGTTATTATTGTTGTAATTAGTTCTACTTAACATGATAGTGGTTATTCACActatatttatgaaaattttctATTGTGATcatgattttatgttgtgttaaAAAGAGTTCACCAGAATATGCTCAATTAAGATAGGTTAGATTTGGATTGATAATGTATTTAGTGACATCTTATTAATGCAacataaactttattttatcatGTTTACATTCAACTACTTATCATTTACATTATATGATAGAAATTAGTTTAGGTGAAATTATATGATGGTTGTCTCAAACCAACAGAAGACATATTGTAGTATAGAAAATGTTATGCATAGTTTAAGTTATGGTCTTCATATTATGTTAGTAGGACGTAAGTATCTACACAAATGTTAGAAATTACATGCACATATGTTAGCCTTGCAGACAATTTTATTCATGAACATTATTCGTTTTATTGTTGTGTATGTCTTTGTTCATGCACACCCTGATATTTTAGTATATGAATGTATACTTAGTTCCTTtattaataagtatttttttttcaaaaaaacaaaaacaatattttaatacattttgAATTTCACATAATATAAACTCTGAATCTAAAAATAGATTTTGGAATGTGAaatccaaaatgtatttttttaggaACAAATTTGTGATTTCACCTCCCTTCTTTTTGCAACCCCTTTGAAATACATGCATTGTGCTTTCTAAATGTAGCTCAACCCAGGCCCATTGTTCTTTGTCTTCCTTTTCCTAGATTGCAAGGGGGTGTTTCTTTCTATACCCCtaatttttcttcctgcacccttatATTCTTTGAAATACCGGAATTATCTTTGATAATTTTAAGTGATTCTGGAAAAGGGTTCCGTAAGAAAAGGTGTTTCCGGAATAGGAGTTCCATAAGCAAAGTGTGTTTCTAAAAACCTGGAAGACATAAAACCATTCTGGAATATTCTTTCcggaacacattttttttaatttttggaatgataaatCCAGAATTCATAAAATGTGTTACGGAAAGTATGTTCTGGAAATATTCTGAAAAGAACAATCtggaaatcatttttaaaagggtaaaatggtttttttttcCGAGAATAATGGGTTTCAGGAAGCCATTTGTTGGGGTGTAGGGAGAAACACCCATTGCAAGGTCTTTGGCATGTTCTGAAAGGTTTTCTTGAATGTATTTTTGCTTGAGAGGGAATAGAAGGAGGTGCACAAAGAAATTTATGGTTTGGACTTCATGGGTGCATTGAAGAGTGTAATGAATTTCAGATATGATGATGAAAGGGTTTTATTGCAAAATCTTTTGATTGGAAAAAGAAATTGAGTGACAATGAATAGAGGATTTCTTTAAGAAATTGGTGAGCAATAGTTGATGTTGTTACTgaaattttaactttaaaacaTTACAATTAATTTGAAAGAACTTAGATTTAAAagaagatatggaatatataaCGAAACTGTTAGCACTTCACAAGTCATTGGAGGTTTAAGCCTAAAGACTACAAATATGTtgcattattttcaaaaatgatTCACTGCAACAGCAATTATCAACTGAAACTATAAATATTGAAccattaattgattaaaaaaatataaatgtacaAGTACAATAActtctcttttgttttgttttcatatCAGAAATTGAGCAGTGTAAAATAGCTATAATTCACAAGCATAATCAGTGCAAAATAGCTATAATTCACAAGCATAATCAGTGCTAAACTACTTCCTATTTGGTTGCTGTGAAATCCAAGTATATATTCTTCATGAGCTTCAATATCTTCTAAGCTCCAGTGATTAGAAGTGAATCTTAACACGAGTCCTTGGATAGAAGAACTCAGACATAAACTAATATTCAGATTCCCAAGCATTTCGCCCAACCGAAGCATCTAGCAATTTTCTTTGGCAAAGAATATGCAGATAGCAGAGAAGGATGAGTTGCAATGTCTTCAGGTCGTGACCATATATACACCCCTCGTTCTTGTTGACTTCCTGGGACAGTGTTGTCCAGTATGAATGCCACCAACAGTGTAACCACCATGTTTAAGGACATAAGACCATTGATTGCAAAATCAAGCTGAAACATTAGGGAGAGAGGAGATAAGTTCCTTCTCATACTATTTGATTTGGCAAAGGGTGTGAGAATAGAGATGGTGCTTACTTGTTTGATGCCAGAATGGAATGGTCCACTAGATGCAGCCCCATAAGGTACGAGGTAAGGTGACAGTATCAGAGTGGTTTGAGGCTTGTATTGTTGAAAATATGCAGGGATGGATAGACCAAGGAAGAGTGAAACACCAACTATTGTCATGTTCCTGAAGCTGGCACATTGACCATACTGTAAGGTTGAAAGCCCCAAAGCTGCTATAAGAGCCCAGATGAAACACAGTACAGAAGCAGCCAAAGCCTGAGGAATGGAAGCAAGTAGAGCACCCACTTTTCCTACAAATTAAAAAGGCATAGATTGGACTGTAGTAGTGGTAAAATGAAAAGGGTGTTCAGTAGTTTTGACATCAAATTATGGTTTGTCATTATGTTTTGTTGCTTTACCCATAAAGGAAAAGAGAATCATGAAAGCTGCTCCAAGTTCCACAACCCTCCTACTTGCCACCTTTGTTGTGTCAATTGTGTGAATGTTTTCTGTTAAGGTGGTTGAGCCAGTTCCCGAACCCCAAAGACCAGCCAATATACTACAGAAACCCTCCAATGCAATTCCTCTACTCACAACTCCTGGAGTTGGAGGCCTCAAATTGACTCGCAGAGATACAGAATGATAAGTTCCAACCTACAAAACCAACTTGTCATTCACTTAGTCACAATTTTATGTTGGAAatccacatcgactagatattagagcatttcatagtatataagtggatgcaattaggttaagttagacttaaaatacACTTCTTAACCGTTTTTTATCATCTTATTCCTTTCTTTAAACATGAAAATCCACTCAAAGGTTTAAAAGAGGTGTTTGGGTCTTAAAGGATTACCAACACCCAATTTCTTTTAACACAATAAATTTTAGAGACTCCATATGACAACCTCATTGTTCTAAACAAATGTATTACTAAAATCAGTTGATATTTGGTTGTTTTGGAAGAAGCTGGTTGTGAACACATTAGTTTGCTAAATTTTAATCCATGATACTAATTTTATTGCTAGCATTATACTAGTACAAATACACGATGTTACATTGGTTCTATAATGGTGGGATTCATAATACCATGCAGCTAATATTTTGCATTTGGAAGCATTTAAATGAATTACTTACTGAATCCACAGAAGCAACCAGTGATACTATGACCATGATTATACAAGTCCTAAAATGGAAAATAGGGAAACCCCACTGCAAAGGGTAAGGAATTCTGAGCCATGCAGAAGTTAACAACGCGTTGGATACATCAGTCCTGCAATGTTTCATGGTATAAGCATGCTTTCTGCATGCATCAGTCAGAATGTTTGAACTTGGGATTTTGGGATTGCATCCTTTGTAGTTATATGCTCCCCCAGCTGTTAAAAACGACGCATATATCCAAGTTAATGTAACACTCAAGGGAACCTGCAAATATTCCAAAGTTTGTAAACACAAGTGGTTAGTATATATTATTGGTTCAAGAACGTAACTCACTCAAAATTGAAGGGAGAGGAATTCACATAACAGAAGGGTATTTTTAAAAACAGTAACTTCCTAAAGAAATTAACATAACTGCTATTAAATAACAGAAAAATGAAATAGCAAACCTAAAAACATGGTCAAACAGTCAGTAGAAGATCCTACCACGCAACTACTGTTACACACCTTCAACACTAAGATCCCAAGTTTGATTCTTATCAATCATGGTAAGCTACTCCTGCATTGCAACCCTCCATTGCTTCACAATATCCTGCAGGTTTTAAAACTGCTACATTGCATCTTCCCTTCTATTGCTTTGGTGGGAAGtctatttagaaaaaaatattgcagTGTTTTTTCAGACACCGCAGAATATTCCTCTGATAACCATTTCTTATGAAGCATACATCTGACCATTTCCATTATCATCTGATTCTTTCTTTCACTAACCTCATCTTTTTAGGGGTGTAAGGAACTGTTAATTGATACTTAATGCTTACTTCCTTATAAAACATGGTAAATTGTTTTGAAGTGTACTCCTTTCCAGTCTTGTTGGACCTTAAAGCTTGAATTATGTAGCAACTTTACTGTTCAATCCATTTCTTAAATCTCCAAAATATACATGCAGCCTCTAGTTTAGAC encodes:
- the LOC137808723 gene encoding AP2-like ethylene-responsive transcription factor AIL6 codes for the protein MAGATNWLTFSLTPVEVVRSPDSSSHCFLDNFYATNGWTNSKGLMDSEIENQPLLEPKMEDFFENQTETTQQDDSSLTQIYDHGSASVYFGDQQDLNFFPDFKAFPSTNSGSELDDSASDRTNLVAPAELGAHLGDSCKGAMSLCDAVAHEKTIIAAAEFDTPQKVSHAIGQRTSIYRGVTRHRWTGRYEAHLWDNTCRREGQARKGRQVYLGGYDKEEKAARAYDLAAIKYWGSTATTNFPICTYTKELEEMKYAGKQEFIASLRRKSSGFSRGASAFRGVTRHHQQGRWQARIGRVAGNKDLYLGTFATEEEAAEAYDIAAIKFRGAGAVTNFEMSRYDVESILNSSLPVGGVAKRLKLSPELENKAFDEQLQYTKESSTINFSAIQPIASIPYDSANSCYPQNLYHHFHASNSGSSTAQDSAAIVSNATALSILPPPPVPEFFLWPPQSF